From Synchiropus splendidus isolate RoL2022-P1 chromosome 10, RoL_Sspl_1.0, whole genome shotgun sequence, the proteins below share one genomic window:
- the LOC128765730 gene encoding signal transducer and activator of transcription 4-like isoform X6 produces the protein MSQWNQIQQLEFRLLEHVDYLYDDNFPMDIRQGLASWIESQNWDTAANDESMAAVLFTDMIAQVERLRSQEQNFLQRHNLKIIQQHLQVKYSSSPAAMAGVISNCLREEQRILSSACMQEQGPLEKSLQNSVGFERQKNMDNSIGMIRARVQILDQSVKYLEDMQDDFDYRYKILQSGDQGERNNERMKQIKLKLQETLNRLDFKRKDILTKMDIVIKEVDDLMTSHLGPVLRDWKRRQQIAAIGGPVLTGLDQLQNWFTLTAQSLFQIKRQLDKLGELVLKVTYDSDPIPLQKPQMDERVKYLIYHLIKSSFVVEKQPCMPMHAQRPLIIKTGVQFTTKVRLLVKLPEVDYQLKVKTTFDKDLPPGRVRQFFILTNNTKVMDVEDYSNGCLSVEFRHLQLKEKKYINGTKGNEGLLSVTEELHSLSFEACFTVLGLTIDLETCSLPLVVISNVCQLTGSWASVIWYNLLTDEPRNLAFFNNPPRATWSQLSEVLSWQFSTFAGRGLNKEQLSMLGDKLGQQFPCADFQVSWSKFLKENIAGKTFSFWVWLESILELIKKHLLPVWNENYIMGFVSKEMERSLLNDKEPGTFLLRFSESHLGGITFTWVEHDNGEVKLNSVAPYTKSGLNAVSLPHIIRDYKVYSDGFAPENPLKFLYPDIPKDVAFGRLYNCQPSKVDPYIPSILIPISEMRSSSSSVTSPACLSPQPPMTPGEFEMLSDQICFNMNTMTPPYPE, from the exons ATGAGCCAGTGGAACCAAATTCAGCAGCTCGAGTTCAGACTCCTGGAACACGTGGACTATCTTTATGATGATAACTTTCCGATGGACATCCGACAGGGTCTCGCCAGCTGGATTGAGTCTCAGAACTG ggACACGGCGGCCAATGATGAGTCCATGGCGGCCGTGTTGTTCACCGACATGATTGCTCAGGTGGAGCGGCTGCGTTCCCAAGAGCAGAACTTCCTGCAGAGACACAACTTGAAAATCATACAACAACATTTGCAG GTGAAATACTCCAGTAGCCCTGCAGCCATGGCTGGTGTCATCTCCAACTGCCTGAGGGAGGAGCAACGGATCCTCTCCAGCGCTTGCATGCAGGAGCAG GGTCCACTGGAGAAATCCCTGCAGAACTCAGTGGGGTTTGAGAGGCAGAAGAACATGGACAACAGTATTGGGATGATCAGAGCCAGGGTGCAG ATACTTGACCAGTCTGTCAAATACCTTGAGGACATGCAGGACGACTTTGACTACCGCTACAAGATCTTACAATCAGGAG ATCAAGGAGAGAGGAACAACGAACGCATGAAGCAGATTAAGTTAAAACTACAGGAAACGCTCAACCGACTGGATTTTAAAAGAAAG GACATTCTGACAAAGATGGACATAGTGATCAAAGAGGTTGAtgacctgatgacatcacatctcgGCCCTGTGCTCCGAGACTGGAAACGCCGGCAACAGATCGCAGCTATCGGTGGTCCAGTCCTCACTGGCCTGGACCAGCTGCAGAATTG GTTCACTCTGACAGCTCAGAGTCTCTTCCAGATAAAACGTCAGCTGGACAAACTCGGAGAGCTGGTGTTAAAGGTCACCTATGACAGTGACCCAATCCCCCTGCAGAAACCTCAGATGGACGAACGTGTGAAATACCTTATCTATCACCTCATCAAGAG CTCATTTGTGGTGGAAAAGCAGCCCTGCATGCCCATGCATGCCCAGAGACCTCTCATCATCAAAACTGGGGTCCAGTTCACCACCAAAGTCAG GCTGCTGGTGAAGCTTCCAGAAGTGGATTATCAACTCAAAGTGAAAACAACATTTGACAA GGACCTTCCTCCGGGCAGAGT TCGCCAGTTCTTCATTCTGACCAACAACACTAAAGTCATGGATGTGGAGGACTATTCCAACGGCTGCCTCTCAGTGGAGTTCAGACACTTG cagctgaaggagaagaaataTATCAACGGCACCAAAGGCAATGAG GGCCTGCTCTCTGTGACAGAGGAGCTCCACTCTCTGAGTTTCGAAGCATGTTTCACAGTGCTGGGCCTCACCATCGACCTGGAG ACGTGTTCTCTGCCCCTGGTGGTCATCTCCAACGTCTGTCAGCTGACTGGCAGCTGGGCGTCTGTCATTTGGTACAATCTCCTCACAGATGAGCCCAGA AACCTGGCGTTTTTCAACAACCCACCTCGGGCGACTTGGAGCCAGCTCTCCGAGGTTCTCAGCTGGCAGTTCTCAACTTTCGCTGGCCGAGGTCTTAACAAGGAGCAGCTGAGCATGTTGGGAGATAAACTTG GGCAGCAATTCCCCTGCGCTGACTTCCAGGTGTCCTGGTCCAAGTTTTTAAAG GAAAACATTGCAGGCAAGACATTCAGTTTCTGGGTTTGGCTGGAATCCATCCTGGAGCTAATCAAGAAACATCTGCTGCCGGTCTGGAATGAGAA CTACATCATGGGTTTCGTGAGCAAAGAGATGGAGCGGAGTCTGCTGAATGACAAAGAGCCCGGAACGTTTCTCTTACGCTTCAGCGAGAGTCACCTCGGAGGAATCACGTTCACCTGGGTGGAGCATGACAACG GGGAGGTGAAGCTTAACTCTGTGGCGCCATACACGAAAAGCGGCCTGAACGCCGTGTCACTTCCACACATTATCCGGGACTACAAAGTGTACTCAGATGGTTTTGCCCCAGAAAACCCGCTCAAGTTCCTTTATCCAGACATTCCAAAAGACGTGGCCTTCGGGCGCCTGTACAACTGTCAACCCAGCAAAG TGGATCCATACATACCGTCCATCCTGATTCCAATATCTGAAATGCG CAGTTCCAGTTCGAGCGTCACGTCACCAGCCTGCTTGTCCCCGCAGCCTCCCATGACCCCGGGAGAGTTTGAAATGCTCAGTGATCAAATATGCTTCAACATGAACACG ATGACTCCTCCATATCCTGAGTGA
- the LOC128765730 gene encoding signal transducer and activator of transcription 4-like isoform X2: MSQWNQIQQLEFRLLEHVDYLYDDNFPMDIRQGLASWIESQNWDTAANDESMAAVLFTDMIAQVERLRSQEQNFLQRHNLKIIQQHLQVKYSSSPAAMAGVISNCLREEQRILSSACMQEQGPLEKSLQNSVGFERQKNMDNSIGMIRARVQILDQSVKYLEDMQDDFDYRYKILQSGDQGERNNERMKQIKLKLQETLNRLDFKRKDILTKMDIVIKEVDDLMTSHLGPVLRDWKRRQQIAAIGGPVLTGLDQLQNWFTLTAQSLFQIKRQLDKLGELVLKVTYDSDPIPLQKPQMDERVKYLIYHLIKSSFVVEKQPCMPMHAQRPLIIKTGVQFTTKVRLLVKLPEVDYQLKVKTTFDKDLPPGRVRQFFILTNNTKVMDVEDYSNGCLSVEFRHLQLKEKKYINGTKGNEGLLSVTEELHSLSFEACFTVLGLTIDLETCSLPLVVISNVCQLTGSWASVIWYNLLTDEPRNLAFFNNPPRATWSQLSEVLSWQFSTFAGRGLNKEQLSMLGDKLGTQKPLSDVGEKRGSSRQQFPCADFQVSWSKFLKENIAGKTFSFWVWLESILELIKKHLLPVWNENYIMGFVSKEMERSLLNDKEPGTFLLRFSESHLGGITFTWVEHDNGEVKLNSVAPYTKSGLNAVSLPHIIRDYKVYSDGFAPENPLKFLYPDIPKDVAFGRLYNCQPSKVDPYIPSILIPISEMRSSSSSVTSPACLSPQPPMTPGEFEMLSDQICFNMNTMTPPYPE, encoded by the exons ATGAGCCAGTGGAACCAAATTCAGCAGCTCGAGTTCAGACTCCTGGAACACGTGGACTATCTTTATGATGATAACTTTCCGATGGACATCCGACAGGGTCTCGCCAGCTGGATTGAGTCTCAGAACTG ggACACGGCGGCCAATGATGAGTCCATGGCGGCCGTGTTGTTCACCGACATGATTGCTCAGGTGGAGCGGCTGCGTTCCCAAGAGCAGAACTTCCTGCAGAGACACAACTTGAAAATCATACAACAACATTTGCAG GTGAAATACTCCAGTAGCCCTGCAGCCATGGCTGGTGTCATCTCCAACTGCCTGAGGGAGGAGCAACGGATCCTCTCCAGCGCTTGCATGCAGGAGCAG GGTCCACTGGAGAAATCCCTGCAGAACTCAGTGGGGTTTGAGAGGCAGAAGAACATGGACAACAGTATTGGGATGATCAGAGCCAGGGTGCAG ATACTTGACCAGTCTGTCAAATACCTTGAGGACATGCAGGACGACTTTGACTACCGCTACAAGATCTTACAATCAGGAG ATCAAGGAGAGAGGAACAACGAACGCATGAAGCAGATTAAGTTAAAACTACAGGAAACGCTCAACCGACTGGATTTTAAAAGAAAG GACATTCTGACAAAGATGGACATAGTGATCAAAGAGGTTGAtgacctgatgacatcacatctcgGCCCTGTGCTCCGAGACTGGAAACGCCGGCAACAGATCGCAGCTATCGGTGGTCCAGTCCTCACTGGCCTGGACCAGCTGCAGAATTG GTTCACTCTGACAGCTCAGAGTCTCTTCCAGATAAAACGTCAGCTGGACAAACTCGGAGAGCTGGTGTTAAAGGTCACCTATGACAGTGACCCAATCCCCCTGCAGAAACCTCAGATGGACGAACGTGTGAAATACCTTATCTATCACCTCATCAAGAG CTCATTTGTGGTGGAAAAGCAGCCCTGCATGCCCATGCATGCCCAGAGACCTCTCATCATCAAAACTGGGGTCCAGTTCACCACCAAAGTCAG GCTGCTGGTGAAGCTTCCAGAAGTGGATTATCAACTCAAAGTGAAAACAACATTTGACAA GGACCTTCCTCCGGGCAGAGT TCGCCAGTTCTTCATTCTGACCAACAACACTAAAGTCATGGATGTGGAGGACTATTCCAACGGCTGCCTCTCAGTGGAGTTCAGACACTTG cagctgaaggagaagaaataTATCAACGGCACCAAAGGCAATGAG GGCCTGCTCTCTGTGACAGAGGAGCTCCACTCTCTGAGTTTCGAAGCATGTTTCACAGTGCTGGGCCTCACCATCGACCTGGAG ACGTGTTCTCTGCCCCTGGTGGTCATCTCCAACGTCTGTCAGCTGACTGGCAGCTGGGCGTCTGTCATTTGGTACAATCTCCTCACAGATGAGCCCAGA AACCTGGCGTTTTTCAACAACCCACCTCGGGCGACTTGGAGCCAGCTCTCCGAGGTTCTCAGCTGGCAGTTCTCAACTTTCGCTGGCCGAGGTCTTAACAAGGAGCAGCTGAGCATGTTGGGAGATAAACTTGGTACGCAAAAGCCACTCTCTGATGTGGGTGAGAAACGAGGGAGTTCGA GGCAGCAATTCCCCTGCGCTGACTTCCAGGTGTCCTGGTCCAAGTTTTTAAAG GAAAACATTGCAGGCAAGACATTCAGTTTCTGGGTTTGGCTGGAATCCATCCTGGAGCTAATCAAGAAACATCTGCTGCCGGTCTGGAATGAGAA CTACATCATGGGTTTCGTGAGCAAAGAGATGGAGCGGAGTCTGCTGAATGACAAAGAGCCCGGAACGTTTCTCTTACGCTTCAGCGAGAGTCACCTCGGAGGAATCACGTTCACCTGGGTGGAGCATGACAACG GGGAGGTGAAGCTTAACTCTGTGGCGCCATACACGAAAAGCGGCCTGAACGCCGTGTCACTTCCACACATTATCCGGGACTACAAAGTGTACTCAGATGGTTTTGCCCCAGAAAACCCGCTCAAGTTCCTTTATCCAGACATTCCAAAAGACGTGGCCTTCGGGCGCCTGTACAACTGTCAACCCAGCAAAG TGGATCCATACATACCGTCCATCCTGATTCCAATATCTGAAATGCG CAGTTCCAGTTCGAGCGTCACGTCACCAGCCTGCTTGTCCCCGCAGCCTCCCATGACCCCGGGAGAGTTTGAAATGCTCAGTGATCAAATATGCTTCAACATGAACACG ATGACTCCTCCATATCCTGAGTGA
- the LOC128765730 gene encoding signal transducer and activator of transcription 4-like isoform X4 — MSQWNQIQQLEFRLLEHVDYLYDDNFPMDIRQGLASWIESQNWDTAANDESMAAVLFTDMIAQVERLRSQEQNFLQRHNLKIIQQHLQVKYSSSPAAMAGVISNCLREEQRILSSACMQEQGPLEKSLQNSVGFERQKNMDNSIGMIRARVQILDQSVKYLEDMQDDFDYRYKILQSGDQGERNNERMKQIKLKLQETLNRLDFKRKDILTKMDIVIKEVDDLMTSHLGPVLRDWKRRQQIAAIGGPVLTGLDQLQNWFTLTAQSLFQIKRQLDKLGELVLKVTYDSDPIPLQKPQMDERVKYLIYHLIKSSFVVEKQPCMPMHAQRPLIIKTGVQFTTKVRLLVKLPEVDYQLKVKTTFDKDLPPGRVRQFFILTNNTKVMDVEDYSNGCLSVEFRHLLKEKKYINGTKGNEGLLSVTEELHSLSFEACFTVLGLTIDLETCSLPLVVISNVCQLTGSWASVIWYNLLTDEPRNLAFFNNPPRATWSQLSEVLSWQFSTFAGRGLNKEQLSMLGDKLGTQKPLSDVGEKRGSSRQQFPCADFQVSWSKFLKENIAGKTFSFWVWLESILELIKKHLLPVWNENYIMGFVSKEMERSLLNDKEPGTFLLRFSESHLGGITFTWVEHDNGEVKLNSVAPYTKSGLNAVSLPHIIRDYKVYSDGFAPENPLKFLYPDIPKDVAFGRLYNCQPSKVDPYIPSILIPISEMRSSSSSVTSPACLSPQPPMTPGEFEMLSDQICFNMNTMTPPYPE; from the exons ATGAGCCAGTGGAACCAAATTCAGCAGCTCGAGTTCAGACTCCTGGAACACGTGGACTATCTTTATGATGATAACTTTCCGATGGACATCCGACAGGGTCTCGCCAGCTGGATTGAGTCTCAGAACTG ggACACGGCGGCCAATGATGAGTCCATGGCGGCCGTGTTGTTCACCGACATGATTGCTCAGGTGGAGCGGCTGCGTTCCCAAGAGCAGAACTTCCTGCAGAGACACAACTTGAAAATCATACAACAACATTTGCAG GTGAAATACTCCAGTAGCCCTGCAGCCATGGCTGGTGTCATCTCCAACTGCCTGAGGGAGGAGCAACGGATCCTCTCCAGCGCTTGCATGCAGGAGCAG GGTCCACTGGAGAAATCCCTGCAGAACTCAGTGGGGTTTGAGAGGCAGAAGAACATGGACAACAGTATTGGGATGATCAGAGCCAGGGTGCAG ATACTTGACCAGTCTGTCAAATACCTTGAGGACATGCAGGACGACTTTGACTACCGCTACAAGATCTTACAATCAGGAG ATCAAGGAGAGAGGAACAACGAACGCATGAAGCAGATTAAGTTAAAACTACAGGAAACGCTCAACCGACTGGATTTTAAAAGAAAG GACATTCTGACAAAGATGGACATAGTGATCAAAGAGGTTGAtgacctgatgacatcacatctcgGCCCTGTGCTCCGAGACTGGAAACGCCGGCAACAGATCGCAGCTATCGGTGGTCCAGTCCTCACTGGCCTGGACCAGCTGCAGAATTG GTTCACTCTGACAGCTCAGAGTCTCTTCCAGATAAAACGTCAGCTGGACAAACTCGGAGAGCTGGTGTTAAAGGTCACCTATGACAGTGACCCAATCCCCCTGCAGAAACCTCAGATGGACGAACGTGTGAAATACCTTATCTATCACCTCATCAAGAG CTCATTTGTGGTGGAAAAGCAGCCCTGCATGCCCATGCATGCCCAGAGACCTCTCATCATCAAAACTGGGGTCCAGTTCACCACCAAAGTCAG GCTGCTGGTGAAGCTTCCAGAAGTGGATTATCAACTCAAAGTGAAAACAACATTTGACAA GGACCTTCCTCCGGGCAGAGT TCGCCAGTTCTTCATTCTGACCAACAACACTAAAGTCATGGATGTGGAGGACTATTCCAACGGCTGCCTCTCAGTGGAGTTCAGACACTTG ctgaaggagaagaaataTATCAACGGCACCAAAGGCAATGAG GGCCTGCTCTCTGTGACAGAGGAGCTCCACTCTCTGAGTTTCGAAGCATGTTTCACAGTGCTGGGCCTCACCATCGACCTGGAG ACGTGTTCTCTGCCCCTGGTGGTCATCTCCAACGTCTGTCAGCTGACTGGCAGCTGGGCGTCTGTCATTTGGTACAATCTCCTCACAGATGAGCCCAGA AACCTGGCGTTTTTCAACAACCCACCTCGGGCGACTTGGAGCCAGCTCTCCGAGGTTCTCAGCTGGCAGTTCTCAACTTTCGCTGGCCGAGGTCTTAACAAGGAGCAGCTGAGCATGTTGGGAGATAAACTTGGTACGCAAAAGCCACTCTCTGATGTGGGTGAGAAACGAGGGAGTTCGA GGCAGCAATTCCCCTGCGCTGACTTCCAGGTGTCCTGGTCCAAGTTTTTAAAG GAAAACATTGCAGGCAAGACATTCAGTTTCTGGGTTTGGCTGGAATCCATCCTGGAGCTAATCAAGAAACATCTGCTGCCGGTCTGGAATGAGAA CTACATCATGGGTTTCGTGAGCAAAGAGATGGAGCGGAGTCTGCTGAATGACAAAGAGCCCGGAACGTTTCTCTTACGCTTCAGCGAGAGTCACCTCGGAGGAATCACGTTCACCTGGGTGGAGCATGACAACG GGGAGGTGAAGCTTAACTCTGTGGCGCCATACACGAAAAGCGGCCTGAACGCCGTGTCACTTCCACACATTATCCGGGACTACAAAGTGTACTCAGATGGTTTTGCCCCAGAAAACCCGCTCAAGTTCCTTTATCCAGACATTCCAAAAGACGTGGCCTTCGGGCGCCTGTACAACTGTCAACCCAGCAAAG TGGATCCATACATACCGTCCATCCTGATTCCAATATCTGAAATGCG CAGTTCCAGTTCGAGCGTCACGTCACCAGCCTGCTTGTCCCCGCAGCCTCCCATGACCCCGGGAGAGTTTGAAATGCTCAGTGATCAAATATGCTTCAACATGAACACG ATGACTCCTCCATATCCTGAGTGA